The stretch of DNA GGATTTATCGTAAATTTCCTGTGCTGCTGCCTTTCCTCCAGATGTGCTTTATTACCTTTTTTGCCTTACAGCTAGGTGTGGAGTTTGCCAACCTCTGGGCTGACAAGATGATGTATTCAAAAGGGATTGCTGCATTCCTGGCTATTTTTACTTTTGTGTTGGGGAGATTGTTTTTATCTTACTGGTATTATAAATATCCAATAAGCTACAAAATTTATAAATAGGAACGAGGCATGTCAAGTGAGGAAGACAAGTTCACATGGAGTTGACGAATCGACTCCTTTACAACACTATCAAACTGAAATGGATCATGTTGGTGAAGATTCAGAGGTTATTGTTCATGAGAAGAATCACCGAAAGCCTGTTCTGTTTGGTGGTATTATAGCATTCGTTCTTGCTATTATTTTTAGTATGTTTTCCGGGGGAGTGTCATCAGAAGAGAAGAAACAAGAGGTGGTGGCCAACCGGATTACCAGTGAAGTTACAGCGGGGGACCAACTATTTAAGGAAGAGGTAAATTCAGATATTGTCTCAAAAGACTTTTCGGTCGGGGTAAACGACTCAGGAGGAACGGCGAGAATGCTCATTTGGGATTTTAATAAAGAGGATTTGGATGAAGTGCAAATAAGTGTGAATGGAGAGGCTGTGAAAGAAAAGCTGATTTTGACGAAGGAAGCAGCAGCGATTTCGATTGCCGTCCCGAGCACTGTGACAATTAAGGGTTTGAAAGATCATGGTGGAGGTATTTCTTATGCCGTTAAATTCCCTAACAACAAGCAAACCTACTTTAACGTGGTCACTAACGGAGCATCTAATAGCTATACGGTGACAGTTCAACCTTAAACTTGGGGACTGTCCCTCTTTTTATTAGTTTTTATAATTCAGAAAATTTACAATATACCTATTGCCTAGTTAAAATGCCCATGATATAGTAAGTGTAGGTTGTACAGTATAAAAAACTTGGTTTACTATAAAAAACCAAGTTAATTTTTTAATCATTATAAAAAACTGGGTTTACTATAATAAACCACATCCATTCAATGTTGAAAGGTCTTGATGAAATGGAAAGAAAGTATTGGGTGCCTGCAATCGAACGGGTCGATAAAATATTAGAGATTATTGCCCATCATCCTGAGAAATATCGGTTAATTGACTTCTCGAATGAACTAAACATAAATAAAAGCTCAATGTTTTCCCTATTAAACACATTAGAAGCCCTTAATTGGGTGAAGAGAGAAAAGGATGGGACCTATTCACTCGGTATCAAACTCGGGATCCTTACCCCTTATTACTTTAAACAATTTGACCTTATTACCACCTTTAATTTGGAAGCGCATACAACTAATAAACGATTGGACGAAACACTTCAGCTCTCCATACTTGATGGAACCGAAATTGTGTATCTGGCAAAAAAAGAAGGCACATCTGCTGTGAGAGTGTCCACAGACCCAGGAATGAAATTACCAGCCCACGCAACGGCCATGGGGAAGGTTCAACTCTCCCAATATTCAAAGGAAGAATTGAAAGCGCTATATCCCGAGGAAAACTTAAAGCCTAAGACCCCATATACGATTACAAAAGTTGATGAGCTTTGGGAGCAAATTGAAAGTATTAAAGAAAATGGAGTAATCACCGAGTGCCAAGAGGCAGTGGAAGATTTCTATTGTGTGGCGGCCCCCATTATCAATCATGAGGACCGAATCATAGCTTCTGTTAGTGCAACCATTCTACTTTCGAAGTGGGAGGAAAAGAAAAAGGTCGCAGAAGAAGAGATTATCGATTTAGCTAGAAGAATCTCTTTAAAAGCTGGCTTTTTGGCTCCAATCAAAAATTGAAGGAGGTGAATCATAATGAGACTAGCAAGTAAAATCGTTTTAATAACTGGTGGCGGCTCTGGGATTGGGAGGGCAACCTCCATATTATTTGCCAACGAGGGCGCCCATGTTATAGTCAATGATTTATCACGTGATGCTGGAAATGAGACAGTCCAAGAGATTATTGAAGCAAGTGGTAAGGCGACTTTTATCCAAGCGGACGTTACCATTTCTAAAGAAGTAGAACAAATGGTTAATCAAGTGATTCAAAAAGTAGGAAGAATCGATGTTCTTTTTAATAATGCAGGCGTTTCTGGTGTTGGAGCTGTCCATGAAACGAGTGAAGAGTTATGGGATCAGGTAGTAAATGTCAATATGAAAGGCGTCTTTCTTCCTTGTAAGTATGTGTTACCACATATGATGCAGCAGCAAAGCGGGACCATTATAAATATGTCATCCTGTATTGCAGAAATGGGACTTGCTCGCAGGGCATCCTATTCCGCAACAAAAGGGGCTATTCTTTCGTTATCAAAATCCATGCAAGTCGATTATGCTCCATACAACATTCGAGTCAATGCTCTTCTGCCAGGGACCATTCTCACCCCGTTCGTGGAAAAATATTTACAGTCTTCCTACGAGGATTATGAGGAAGGATTGAACAGCATCAAGAAAAGACAATTAAGTGGCGATTTAGGACGTCCTGATGATGTGGCCAAAGCCGCCCTTTTCCTAGCATCTGACGAATCAAGTTTTATGATGGGGTCGCCTTTGTATATCGATGGTGGAGTGACCTTTGGAAAAATGGCTTAAAACATATAGGAGGTAAAAAATTTGAAACTAGTAAATTTTAGAGTAAACACAAATGGCAAGCCCAGGTTGGGTGTAAAAACAGACACTGGAATTTTAGATATTGAAAAGGCTTGGGAAGCAGCTAAAGAATATGAACCTCATGAAGTCCCTCTTACTTTAGAACAGTGGCTACACGCAGATGAAGACTCCAAAGAATTTTTCCGACAATTTATTAACTCTTACAAGAATCATGATGACCTCACCTACGAAGAAAACAGCATCCAAATAAGCCCATGTGTACCGAAGACAGCAAAAATTATATGTGTTGGCCTTAATTATCGCAAACATGCCAAAGAATCCAATATGGATGTCCCTAAAACACCTATTTTATTTAACAAATTTAGCAATTCACTTGCCGGTCATCTTGAAAAGGTGGAGCTTCCAGCAGATTCGAAGCAAGTTGATTTTGAAGCAGAGCTTGGAATTGTTATTGGTAAAAGAGCAAAAGGGGTGTCAAGAGATCAGGCATTGAATTATGTGGCAGGCTATTGTAATGCCAATGATTTATCTGCCAGAGACCTTCAATTTCGCACCAATCAATGGCTTTTAGGAAAAAGCTGTGATGGATTTTGTCCGGTGGGTCCTTATTTAGTTACGGCAGATGAAGTCGGTGATCCAAACCAACTGAAGATCGAAACAATCGTAAACGGTAAAGTGAGGCAATCGTCCAATACTTCTGACATGATTTTTTATTGTGATGAGCTAGTAAGCTATATTTCCACTTACATGACGTTAGAGCCAGGGGATCTCATTATCACTGGAACACCAGAAGGAGTGATACTTGGGCTTCCGGCACATGAACAGGATTGGTTAACAGATGGAGATGAAGTAACCATTCAGATTGAAAAACTAGGTGTGTTAACTAATCGGTTACTATCACCGGTTTCAATAAAAGAAAAAGAAACAATCATCAGCCAGAATGTATAATTGCGAGAAATTTAAGGGGTTATAGTAGAACTTTACGATTCCAAAGGGGGAAGAAAAAATGGTAAAAAGAGGTTCAGCAATTCTATTGGTTTTATGCTTATGCATTTCCATGGTGTTAGTCGGGTGCGGAAAATCGAAGAGTGCTTCAGGGGAAAAGGAAAAGGAAAAGGATGTATATACCATTAAAATTGGCTATGAAAATCAACCAGGGGAGCCGATTGATTTAGCGGCAAAGGAATGGAAAAGGCTAGCTGAGGAAAAAAGTAAAGGGAAAATTAAAATTGAACTATATCCTAGCTCTCAGCTTGGTTCAAAGCAGGACGTGATTGAACAGATGAAAACGGGGGCAAACATTGTACATATTGCGGATGCCAGCTTTTTAATGGATTATGTTCCGGATATCGGGATTCTCTCAGCGCCTTATTTAACTGACAGCTATGAGGACTTATTTAAAGTAACAGATAGTGAGTGGTTCAAAGGACTAGAAAAAGACCTACAAGGAAAAGGCATCCATATTGTCACAACCAAATGGATTTATGGTGACCGTCACTTAATCACGACAAAGGCAGTGAAGGAACCGAAGGATTTGAAAGGCCTGAAAGTACGTGTTCCGAGCAATCCGTTATCCATAAAAATCATGGAGAAAATGGGGGCAACGGCAACTCCACTTCCACTTGGAGAGGTATATCCTTCTATTGCTCAGGGTGTAATCGATGGTATGGAGAACCCGCTTCCTGTTATTTATGGGTCTAAGGTATACGAAAAGGCGAAATACCTTTCTTTATCTGGTCATACCAATATGATTATTCAGTGGATCGCCGGTCAGTCTTATATCGAAACACTACCTGATGACGTAGTAAAGGTATTAAAGGAAACAGGTGATGAAGCAGGTAAGTTCATGGGTGAGAAGGTCAAAGAATCAGAGGATACTGTATTGAAAGATTTAAAGGGTGCGGGAGTAAAGATTATTGAGCCAGACAAAGCAGCCTTCAAAGAAGCCACTAAAGAAGTGTATAAAGAAATGACCGATTGGAGCCCAGGATTATATGATAAGATTCAAAAAATTATAATAGAGTAGGATTGCGTTTTTTAGATGAAGGTGGGAGGTAGGGTCAGTTTCCTTCCCACCACCTCTATCTATGAATCTATACATAGTTTGACAAAGGGGTGATAGTACAAATGTTGAAACGATTGTGGCGCACGATCATACATTTAGACAGTGTATTTGCTTCCATTTCCCTTATTTTAATCATTAGCGTGGCGGTTGTTGGGGTATTTATGAGGTTTGTATTAGGGGAACCATTAAAATGGACAGAAGAGATTATCTTAGCTTTATTTGTTTGGTTTACCTTCCTTGGGTCAAGTGTGGTTGAAAAAGAAAATGGACATGTGGGTATTGAGTATTTTGTGGAAAAACTCAGACCTTCTATAAAAAAAATCTTCTTTTTGTTTAGAGAACTACTACTTATTTTTATTAATCTATTTGTCTTTATTTATTTAGGAAGTCAGCTGGCAGCGCAAGCGTCCACAAGATTAACCCCTGTTTTACGAATAAGCTATATCTATATTGATGTTGCAGTGGTTTTAAGCGGAGTTTTCTCAGCCATTCATCTTATTTCTCGCGTTAGCAAGATGAGGAGAAAATCTACAGCGAAAATGGATAATGAGTTTCAGACTTCATCCCTAGAGGAGGCGAATCTATGACAGTCGCAATTACTTCCATCTCCTTACTTACTTTGTTTTTGATTGGTATTCCAGTTGCATATGCAATTATCGGAAGCTGTTTACTCTATTTTTTACTAGCACAGCAAGTAGAACCTATGTTGCTGGTTCAAAGAATGATAGCAGGAATAGAATCTGTTCCTCTTCTGGCAATCCCGTTTTTCGTGGTAGCGGGTGTCTTAATGAACTATACCGGAATTACACGAAGGATCGCAGATTTTGCTGAAACGATTACTGGCCATCTTCCAGGAGGATTGGCTCAGGTAAGTATCGTGCTAAGTACGATTATGGGAGGGTTATCGGGATCTGGTTTAGCCGACGCTGCTATGCAAGCAAAAATGATGCATCCACAAATGCTTAGAAAGGGATATGCTCCAGGATT from Bacillus sp. SLBN-46 encodes:
- a CDS encoding IclR family transcriptional regulator yields the protein MLKGLDEMERKYWVPAIERVDKILEIIAHHPEKYRLIDFSNELNINKSSMFSLLNTLEALNWVKREKDGTYSLGIKLGILTPYYFKQFDLITTFNLEAHTTNKRLDETLQLSILDGTEIVYLAKKEGTSAVRVSTDPGMKLPAHATAMGKVQLSQYSKEELKALYPEENLKPKTPYTITKVDELWEQIESIKENGVITECQEAVEDFYCVAAPIINHEDRIIASVSATILLSKWEEKKKVAEEEIIDLARRISLKAGFLAPIKN
- a CDS encoding glucose 1-dehydrogenase — protein: MRLASKIVLITGGGSGIGRATSILFANEGAHVIVNDLSRDAGNETVQEIIEASGKATFIQADVTISKEVEQMVNQVIQKVGRIDVLFNNAGVSGVGAVHETSEELWDQVVNVNMKGVFLPCKYVLPHMMQQQSGTIINMSSCIAEMGLARRASYSATKGAILSLSKSMQVDYAPYNIRVNALLPGTILTPFVEKYLQSSYEDYEEGLNSIKKRQLSGDLGRPDDVAKAALFLASDESSFMMGSPLYIDGGVTFGKMA
- a CDS encoding fumarylacetoacetate hydrolase family protein, yielding MKLVNFRVNTNGKPRLGVKTDTGILDIEKAWEAAKEYEPHEVPLTLEQWLHADEDSKEFFRQFINSYKNHDDLTYEENSIQISPCVPKTAKIICVGLNYRKHAKESNMDVPKTPILFNKFSNSLAGHLEKVELPADSKQVDFEAELGIVIGKRAKGVSRDQALNYVAGYCNANDLSARDLQFRTNQWLLGKSCDGFCPVGPYLVTADEVGDPNQLKIETIVNGKVRQSSNTSDMIFYCDELVSYISTYMTLEPGDLIITGTPEGVILGLPAHEQDWLTDGDEVTIQIEKLGVLTNRLLSPVSIKEKETIISQNV
- a CDS encoding C4-dicarboxylate TRAP transporter substrate-binding protein; amino-acid sequence: MVKRGSAILLVLCLCISMVLVGCGKSKSASGEKEKEKDVYTIKIGYENQPGEPIDLAAKEWKRLAEEKSKGKIKIELYPSSQLGSKQDVIEQMKTGANIVHIADASFLMDYVPDIGILSAPYLTDSYEDLFKVTDSEWFKGLEKDLQGKGIHIVTTKWIYGDRHLITTKAVKEPKDLKGLKVRVPSNPLSIKIMEKMGATATPLPLGEVYPSIAQGVIDGMENPLPVIYGSKVYEKAKYLSLSGHTNMIIQWIAGQSYIETLPDDVVKVLKETGDEAGKFMGEKVKESEDTVLKDLKGAGVKIIEPDKAAFKEATKEVYKEMTDWSPGLYDKIQKIIIE
- a CDS encoding TRAP transporter small permease — its product is MLKRLWRTIIHLDSVFASISLILIISVAVVGVFMRFVLGEPLKWTEEIILALFVWFTFLGSSVVEKENGHVGIEYFVEKLRPSIKKIFFLFRELLLIFINLFVFIYLGSQLAAQASTRLTPVLRISYIYIDVAVVLSGVFSAIHLISRVSKMRRKSTAKMDNEFQTSSLEEANL